The Falsibacillus pallidus genome has a segment encoding these proteins:
- the ctaF gene encoding cytochrome c oxidase subunit IVB: protein MANHQSNSGNPSVDYEYRRKKNAEEMKHHVVSFALMIFLTLVAFAAVYADMSKWFIVPFILLLAAVQVILQLYYFMHMSHKGHESPQMFLFSGVFVAFLTILTFSTIIWW from the coding sequence ATGGCGAATCACCAATCAAATTCAGGTAACCCAAGTGTGGATTACGAGTATAGACGCAAGAAAAATGCTGAAGAAATGAAGCATCATGTCGTTTCATTTGCCTTGATGATTTTCTTGACGCTAGTGGCGTTCGCTGCTGTCTACGCAGATATGTCTAAATGGTTCATCGTTCCATTTATCCTATTGCTTGCGGCAGTACAAGTCATTCTTCAGTTATATTATTTCATGCACATGAGTCATAAAGGGCACGAATCCCCTCAAATGTTCTTATTTTCAGGAGTTTTCGTAGCATTCTTAACGATTCTAACGTTCTCCACAATCATTTGGTGGTAA
- a CDS encoding cytochrome (ubi)quinol oxidase subunit III — translation MHAEEKFTPKTWPAAPEKSTLEGKNKFLGFWLFLGGETVLFASLFATYLALKDRVPDQSMAHAKDLFELPTVFLATMLLLFSSLTSVYAMYHMKNYNFKKMQAWLLITVLLGVGFLVLEIQEFNHYVHEFHHTFTSSAFGSAFYTLVGFHGGHVAFGLLWITSLMLRNAKRGLNLYNAPKFYVASLYWHFIDVVWVFIFTVVYLMGMVG, via the coding sequence ATGCACGCAGAGGAAAAATTCACCCCGAAAACTTGGCCGGCAGCGCCGGAAAAATCAACGCTTGAAGGTAAAAATAAGTTCTTAGGCTTTTGGCTATTCCTAGGTGGAGAAACAGTTCTGTTCGCATCTTTGTTTGCAACTTATCTTGCATTGAAGGATAGAGTGCCTGATCAATCCATGGCACATGCAAAAGACCTTTTCGAACTTCCGACAGTTTTTCTTGCAACAATGCTCCTCTTGTTCAGTTCATTGACAAGTGTTTATGCAATGTACCATATGAAAAACTATAATTTTAAAAAGATGCAAGCATGGCTTTTGATCACAGTATTGCTTGGTGTAGGGTTCCTAGTATTGGAAATCCAGGAATTCAATCATTACGTTCATGAATTCCACCATACATTTACAAGCAGTGCTTTCGGATCTGCCTTTTATACGCTTGTTGGCTTCCACGGAGGACACGTTGCATTCGGTCTTCTTTGGATAACAAGTTTGATGCTGCGTAATGCAAAACGTGGATTGAATCTCTACAATGCTCCTAAGTTTTATGTAGCCAGCCTATACTGGCACTTTATCGACGTTGTCTGGGTATTCATTTTCACAGTAGTATACTTAATGGGAATGGTGGGATAA
- the ctaD gene encoding cytochrome c oxidase subunit I — protein MSSYAQKKGFLGTIWDYLTTVDHKKIAILYLISGGFFFLIGGLEALMIRIQLAVPNNDFVSAGLYNEILTMHGTTMIFLAAMPLIFCFLNAVVPLQIGARDVAFPFVNALGFWLFFFGGVFLNLSWFLGGAPDAGWTSYASLSLHSPGHGIDFYALGLQIAGAGTLIGGINFLVTIINMRAPGMTYMRMPLFTWTAFVTSALILFAFPPLTVGLFLMIFDRMFGSNFFVVAGGGNTIIWEHFFWIFGHPEVYILILPAFGIFSEILPVFSRKRLFGYSSMVFATVLIGFLGFMVWAHHMFTTGLGPIANAIFAVATMAIAVPTGIKIFNWIFTMWGGSVKFTTPMLYAVAFIPTFVAGGVTGIMLAVAAADYQYHDSYFVVAHFHYVIVGGVVFALLAGLHFYWPKMFGTMLNEAMGKISFWLFLIGFHLTFFIQHFLGLMGMPRRVWTYLPGQGFETANLISSIGAAFMGIAVIVMVYNVIHTQVRGVKVSNDPWGDGRTLEWAISSPPPFYNFKQTPLVRGLDAWWLEKMEGKKEMTPAEPVGDIHMPNNSILPFFIAMGLFVAAFGAMYHVDDKPWAIPVLIIGFIITLGSMFLRSVVDDHGHHIHKEDLMDDKDKGVKA, from the coding sequence GTGAGTTCCTACGCACAAAAAAAAGGCTTCCTAGGTACGATTTGGGACTACTTGACAACAGTAGACCATAAGAAAATTGCAATCCTGTATTTAATTTCCGGGGGATTCTTCTTCTTAATCGGCGGCCTAGAGGCTTTGATGATTCGAATTCAGCTGGCAGTGCCTAACAATGATTTTGTAAGTGCCGGCCTATATAATGAAATTTTGACGATGCATGGTACGACCATGATCTTTTTGGCAGCGATGCCATTGATTTTCTGTTTCTTGAATGCGGTAGTTCCACTGCAAATCGGAGCGCGCGACGTAGCATTCCCATTTGTGAATGCTCTAGGATTTTGGTTATTTTTCTTCGGAGGAGTATTCCTGAATCTATCTTGGTTTTTAGGTGGAGCACCTGATGCCGGATGGACTTCCTACGCATCACTTTCGCTGCATTCACCAGGACACGGAATTGACTTTTATGCATTAGGATTACAGATTGCCGGTGCGGGTACATTAATAGGGGGGATTAACTTCCTAGTTACCATCATCAATATGCGTGCCCCGGGTATGACATATATGCGTATGCCATTGTTCACTTGGACAGCATTCGTAACTTCTGCCCTAATTTTATTTGCTTTTCCCCCACTTACTGTTGGATTGTTCTTAATGATTTTTGACCGGATGTTCGGTTCAAATTTCTTTGTTGTTGCAGGGGGAGGGAACACAATTATCTGGGAGCATTTCTTCTGGATTTTCGGACATCCTGAAGTATACATACTTATACTTCCTGCATTTGGTATTTTCTCTGAGATTCTTCCGGTCTTCTCAAGAAAGCGTCTATTCGGATATTCCTCAATGGTTTTTGCAACCGTTTTAATCGGTTTCTTAGGCTTCATGGTTTGGGCGCATCACATGTTTACAACTGGACTTGGACCAATCGCAAATGCAATTTTTGCTGTTGCTACTATGGCTATTGCCGTTCCAACTGGAATCAAGATATTCAACTGGATCTTTACGATGTGGGGAGGAAGCGTTAAATTCACCACACCAATGCTTTATGCAGTCGCGTTCATTCCTACATTCGTTGCAGGCGGGGTAACAGGAATCATGCTTGCAGTAGCTGCAGCTGATTATCAATATCATGACAGCTACTTCGTTGTAGCTCATTTCCATTACGTAATTGTAGGTGGTGTGGTATTTGCCCTATTGGCAGGTCTTCACTTCTATTGGCCGAAAATGTTCGGAACGATGCTCAACGAAGCTATGGGTAAAATTTCGTTCTGGCTATTCTTAATTGGTTTCCATCTGACTTTCTTTATACAACATTTCTTAGGGTTAATGGGAATGCCTCGCCGTGTATGGACTTACCTTCCTGGACAAGGGTTTGAAACAGCCAACCTGATCAGTTCCATCGGGGCTGCTTTCATGGGAATAGCTGTCATCGTGATGGTTTACAACGTCATTCATACACAAGTCCGCGGAGTGAAAGTATCCAACGATCCATGGGGCGATGGCCGCACATTGGAATGGGCAATTTCTTCTCCTCCGCCGTTCTATAACTTTAAACAAACACCATTAGTTCGTGGTCTTGACGCTTGGTGGCTCGAAAAAATGGAAGGTAAAAAGGAGATGACTCCTGCTGAGCCAGTTGGCGATATACATATGCCAAACAACTCTATTCTTCCATTCTTCATCGCCATGGGACTATTCGTTGCAGCATTCGGTGCAATGTACCATGTAGATGATAAACCATGGGCAATACCGGTATTGATCATCGGATTCATTATCACTTTGGGATCCATGTTCCTTCGTTCTGTAGTTGACGACCATGGACATCATATCCATAAAGAAGATCTTATGGATGATAAGGACAAGGGGGTAAAAGCATAA
- the coxB gene encoding cytochrome c oxidase subunit II has translation MKHWLQKWRLVSAIAVLALVLSGCGEPYLSTLDPAGTVAQSQYDLMILSTLIMVVVIVVVFIIYIIALTRFRRRKGDDKKIPKQIEGNHKLEIIWTTIPILLLLILAVPTVSATFHFADTSAMEKKDKDGKHKELVVNVRANLYWWEFEYPDLGIITSQDLVIPTDQKVYFQVKASDVKHSFWIPSIGGKIDANVDGVNKFWLEVDNDKAENVGNLFYGKCAELCGPSHGLMDFKVKALNQDDFKTWVSDMQNVKESQPTTALAQEGQKIFQKNCISCHAVTPQDSRPETARSAPNLATFGERTRVAGILDHTKENVKKWIKDPEAYKPGNKMTGAYGDLSDDQVNALAEYLMGLKVQD, from the coding sequence ATGAAACATTGGCTGCAAAAATGGCGCCTAGTTTCTGCAATCGCAGTACTGGCGCTGGTTTTGTCCGGTTGCGGTGAACCGTATTTATCTACGTTGGATCCAGCTGGAACAGTGGCTCAGTCCCAATATGATCTTATGATCCTGAGCACGCTTATCATGGTAGTTGTAATCGTTGTAGTATTTATTATTTATATCATCGCTCTTACTCGATTTCGCAGAAGAAAGGGCGACGATAAAAAGATCCCTAAGCAAATCGAAGGAAATCACAAGCTGGAAATCATCTGGACTACAATTCCTATTCTCTTGCTTTTGATTTTGGCTGTACCTACGGTCTCTGCGACTTTCCATTTTGCGGATACATCCGCTATGGAGAAAAAGGATAAGGATGGCAAACATAAAGAGCTGGTCGTCAATGTACGCGCCAATCTTTACTGGTGGGAATTTGAATACCCTGATTTAGGGATCATCACTTCCCAGGACTTAGTCATTCCAACTGACCAAAAAGTTTATTTCCAAGTAAAGGCTTCAGATGTTAAGCATTCATTCTGGATTCCTTCCATTGGAGGGAAAATTGATGCGAATGTAGACGGCGTCAATAAATTCTGGCTTGAGGTGGATAACGACAAGGCAGAAAATGTTGGAAATCTCTTCTATGGTAAATGTGCAGAGCTTTGTGGACCATCTCATGGATTGATGGACTTCAAAGTTAAAGCGCTTAACCAAGACGATTTCAAAACATGGGTTTCTGATATGCAAAACGTGAAAGAATCTCAACCAACAACAGCTTTAGCGCAAGAAGGACAAAAGATTTTCCAAAAGAACTGTATCAGCTGCCACGCTGTAACACCACAAGATAGCAGACCAGAAACAGCACGCTCCGCTCCTAACTTGGCAACATTTGGAGAAAGAACACGAGTTGCTGGTATTTTGGACCACACCAAAGAAAACGTAAAAAAATGGATCAAGGATCCTGAAGCATACAAACCAGGCAACAAAATGACAGGTGCGTATGGCGATTTGTCCGATGATCAAGTAAACGCTTTAGCAGAATACTTAATGGGCTTGAAGGTCCAAGACTAA
- the cyoE gene encoding heme o synthase, translated as MAETRVISSLEENELPETSAMKDFLALIKIGIVNSNLITTFTGMWLAFVFTGTHFLSSLDTIIYTLLGSSFIIAGSCALNNFIDRDIDPIMERTKGRPTVTGKMSGGKVLTIGFGFITLGTILLFMTTFMAGVIGLIGIFSYVVLYTMWSKRLYVSNTIIGSISGAVPPLIGWAAVDPNLSVTAWMLFVMMFIWQPPHFYALAMKRVEEYRAAGIPMLPVVKGFKTTKNHIVAWVVLLLPIPFFMIPLGIPFVILATLFNIGWLILGIAGYKMKDDLKWAKLMFVYSLNYLTILFVAMVIFTLI; from the coding sequence ATGGCTGAAACTAGAGTCATTTCTTCATTAGAAGAAAACGAACTTCCAGAAACATCTGCAATGAAAGATTTTCTGGCTTTAATAAAAATTGGGATTGTCAATTCGAATTTAATCACTACATTCACTGGTATGTGGCTGGCATTTGTTTTTACCGGCACACATTTCTTATCTTCATTGGACACTATCATATACACACTGCTGGGATCTTCATTCATCATTGCGGGATCCTGTGCATTGAATAACTTCATCGACCGCGATATCGACCCTATTATGGAACGGACAAAAGGGCGTCCTACTGTTACTGGGAAAATGAGCGGTGGAAAAGTCCTGACCATTGGATTTGGTTTTATAACACTTGGTACTATCCTTTTATTTATGACAACATTCATGGCTGGTGTCATCGGCTTGATCGGCATTTTCAGCTATGTTGTTCTCTATACAATGTGGTCTAAACGCCTATATGTCAGCAATACGATTATTGGAAGCATCTCTGGTGCAGTTCCTCCGCTGATTGGCTGGGCTGCAGTAGATCCTAACTTGAGTGTCACTGCTTGGATGCTGTTTGTCATGATGTTCATATGGCAGCCGCCTCACTTCTATGCCTTGGCAATGAAGAGGGTTGAAGAATATAGAGCAGCAGGGATTCCTATGCTGCCGGTTGTAAAAGGCTTTAAAACGACTAAGAATCACATTGTTGCATGGGTTGTATTATTGCTCCCGATTCCATTCTTTATGATTCCACTCGGCATTCCTTTCGTCATCCTTGCGACATTATTCAACATAGGATGGCTAATACTAGGAATTGCAGGCTACAAAATGAAAGATGACCTCAAATGGGCAAAACTGATGTTTGTATATTCATTGAACTATTTGACTATCTTGTTTGTAGCGATGGTTATCTTCACACTCATTTAA
- a CDS encoding COX15/CtaA family protein, whose amino-acid sequence MRRTGLKWFAVLTALGMLFVLIGGALVTKTGSGMGCGRSWPLCEGQIIPSHITVAMVIELAHRLVSGSVGIALLILCIWAWKSIGHKRETKFLAIVSLLFLLLQALIGAAAVVWGQSDFVLAIHFGISLISFASVLLLTLLIFEVDQKFEADKLKLDKNMKFHIYGVTIYSYLVVYSGALVRHTKSSLVCPDWPFCVNSSPGLPGNFYEWVQMGHRAAAALIFIWIAYITYKAVTRYKHQRIVYWGWIIAFILVCLQAAAGISVVLTKLNLYFALAHSLFISILFALLSYFVMLATRSKTV is encoded by the coding sequence ATGCGTCGAACTGGATTGAAATGGTTTGCTGTACTGACGGCGCTTGGCATGCTCTTTGTTCTTATCGGAGGAGCATTAGTGACAAAGACAGGATCGGGCATGGGCTGCGGACGCTCCTGGCCGCTGTGTGAAGGACAAATCATCCCTTCCCACATAACGGTTGCTATGGTGATTGAACTAGCACACCGCCTTGTTTCAGGAAGTGTTGGAATTGCACTATTGATTCTCTGCATTTGGGCATGGAAATCAATTGGACATAAAAGGGAAACAAAGTTCTTGGCAATTGTCTCATTGCTTTTTCTTCTCTTGCAGGCTCTGATTGGAGCAGCTGCAGTCGTATGGGGTCAATCCGACTTTGTTTTAGCCATTCATTTTGGGATTTCCCTTATTTCATTCGCTTCTGTTCTGCTTTTGACTTTATTGATTTTTGAAGTTGATCAAAAGTTTGAAGCAGATAAATTGAAATTAGATAAAAACATGAAGTTTCATATTTATGGAGTGACTATCTACAGTTATCTTGTGGTTTACTCAGGTGCACTTGTGCGCCACACCAAATCAAGCCTTGTTTGTCCGGATTGGCCATTCTGCGTCAATTCTTCTCCAGGTCTTCCAGGGAATTTTTACGAGTGGGTGCAGATGGGCCACAGGGCAGCTGCGGCACTCATCTTTATCTGGATTGCTTATATTACTTACAAAGCGGTGACCAGATATAAGCATCAGCGAATCGTGTATTGGGGATGGATTATTGCATTTATCCTGGTTTGTTTACAGGCAGCGGCCGGTATTTCTGTGGTGCTGACAAAACTGAATCTTTATTTTGCACTTGCTCACTCGCTTTTCATTTCCATTTTATTTGCTTTATTGAGCTACTTCGTAATGCTCGCAACAAGAAGCAAAACAGTATAA
- the pyc gene encoding pyruvate carboxylase, which translates to MKKINKILVANRGEIAIRVFRACTELNIRTVAVYSKEDSGSYHRYKADEAYLVGEGKKPIDAYLAIEEIIEIAKKAEVDAIHPGYGFLSENLEFATKCEEAGIIFIGPNPKHLDMFGDKVKARQQAVLAGLPVIPGSDGPVSGLEEIVQFGKQHGYPIIIKAALGGGGRGMRIVKRLEEVKEAFERAKSEAKASFGSDEVYVEKFVEKPKHIEVQIIGDNEGNIVHLFERDCSVQRRHQKVVEVAPCVSITEELRTKICSAAVQLMKNVDYVNAGTVEFLLAGENFYFIEVNPRVQVEHTITEMITGVDIVQTQILIASGYSLHSKEVSIPHQEDIKINGFAIQSRVTTEDPLNQFMPDTGKIMAYRSGGGFGVRLDAGNGFQGAVITPHYDSLLVKLSTWAMSFDQAAAKMVRNLQEFRIRGIKTNIPFLENVVKHENFKSGNYDTSFIDTTPELFFFPKRKDRGTKMLSYIGNITVNGFPGIEKRKKPVFEKPRIPNLSADVKAPDGTKQILDQHGADGLVQWIKNQQEVLLTDTTFRDAHQSLLATRVRTIDLKRIAEPTSKLLPNLFSLEMWGGATFDVAYRFLKEDPWDRLLALRTAIPNTLFQMLLRASNAVGYKNYPDNVIREFVEKSAMGGIDVFRIFDSLNWVKGMEVAIDAVRQTGKIAEASICYTGDINDPLKSKYDIQYYKDMARELEQQGAHILAIKDMAGLLKPQAAYRLISELKDTINIPIHLHTHDTSGNGIFTYAKAIEAGVDIVDTALTSMSGLTSQPSASALSYALDGYDRKPRVNIESLEKLSDYWEDIRKYYSDFESGMKAPHTEVYLHEMPGGQYSNLQQQAKAVGLGDKWDEVKEMYRRVNALFGDIVKVTPSSKVVGDMALFMVQNDLTETDVLENGERIDFPDSVIELFEGYLGQPYGGFPKRLQEVILKGKQPITVRPGELLDDVDFNELKESLFHEIGRQVNSFDALAFSLYPKVFLQYIETVNMFGDISTLDTPTFLYGMRLGEEIEVEIEKGKTLIVKLVSIGHPGADGTRVVYFELNGQPREVIIKDESVKSSVASRMKANMKDETHIGATMPGTVIKVLAEKGERVNKGDHLLLTEAMKMETTVQAPFTGIIKEIHVKSGDGIQPGDLLIEMNK; encoded by the coding sequence ATGAAGAAAATCAATAAAATTCTAGTAGCTAACAGAGGCGAAATTGCAATCCGGGTGTTCAGGGCCTGCACCGAGTTAAATATTAGGACAGTGGCTGTCTACTCTAAAGAAGACTCGGGTTCCTATCATCGCTATAAAGCAGATGAAGCCTACCTGGTCGGCGAAGGAAAGAAGCCGATCGATGCCTACCTGGCTATTGAAGAAATCATTGAAATTGCAAAGAAAGCAGAAGTGGATGCCATCCATCCAGGCTATGGGTTTTTATCTGAAAATTTGGAATTCGCTACTAAATGTGAAGAAGCAGGGATTATCTTTATCGGACCAAATCCAAAACATTTAGATATGTTCGGGGACAAAGTCAAGGCTCGTCAGCAAGCAGTACTTGCAGGACTTCCTGTCATCCCTGGGAGCGATGGGCCGGTTTCGGGTCTTGAAGAAATCGTTCAATTTGGGAAACAGCATGGATATCCGATCATCATCAAAGCTGCTCTTGGCGGCGGCGGAAGAGGGATGAGGATTGTAAAGCGCCTGGAGGAAGTAAAAGAGGCGTTCGAGAGAGCAAAATCCGAAGCAAAGGCTTCTTTTGGAAGCGATGAAGTTTATGTAGAAAAGTTTGTTGAGAAGCCAAAACATATTGAGGTTCAGATCATCGGTGACAATGAAGGGAATATCGTCCATTTGTTTGAGAGGGATTGTTCTGTTCAAAGGCGCCATCAAAAGGTTGTGGAAGTGGCCCCTTGCGTTTCCATTACTGAGGAATTACGGACTAAGATTTGCAGCGCCGCTGTTCAACTGATGAAAAATGTTGATTATGTCAATGCGGGAACGGTTGAATTTCTTTTAGCAGGTGAGAACTTTTATTTTATTGAAGTGAACCCGCGGGTACAGGTTGAACATACCATCACCGAGATGATTACAGGGGTCGACATCGTACAGACCCAGATTCTTATTGCTTCCGGATACAGCCTTCATAGTAAAGAAGTCAGCATACCTCATCAGGAAGACATCAAAATCAATGGGTTTGCCATCCAGTCAAGGGTCACTACAGAAGATCCTCTCAATCAGTTCATGCCGGATACTGGGAAAATTATGGCTTATCGATCTGGAGGCGGTTTTGGAGTTAGGCTGGATGCGGGAAATGGATTCCAGGGTGCTGTCATAACACCACACTATGATTCTCTTCTCGTCAAGCTTTCCACATGGGCAATGTCTTTTGACCAAGCTGCAGCCAAAATGGTCAGAAATTTACAAGAGTTCAGAATTCGGGGAATCAAAACGAACATCCCGTTCTTAGAAAATGTTGTTAAACATGAAAATTTCAAATCAGGAAATTATGATACTTCCTTTATTGATACTACTCCTGAACTGTTTTTCTTCCCTAAAAGGAAAGACAGGGGTACAAAGATGCTGTCCTATATTGGGAATATTACAGTGAATGGATTCCCGGGAATTGAAAAAAGAAAAAAACCTGTATTTGAAAAGCCGAGGATTCCAAACCTATCTGCAGACGTTAAGGCACCTGACGGAACAAAGCAGATTCTTGATCAACATGGAGCCGATGGACTTGTTCAGTGGATAAAGAACCAGCAGGAGGTCCTTCTGACTGATACCACTTTCAGGGATGCGCACCAATCGCTTTTAGCGACCAGGGTCCGTACTATCGACCTTAAGAGGATTGCAGAACCTACATCAAAGTTGTTGCCGAATTTGTTTTCACTCGAAATGTGGGGCGGCGCAACATTTGATGTGGCATATCGTTTCCTGAAAGAAGATCCGTGGGACAGGCTTCTAGCTTTGCGTACTGCCATCCCTAATACATTATTTCAAATGCTTTTAAGGGCCTCCAATGCTGTAGGATATAAAAACTATCCGGATAACGTCATAAGAGAGTTTGTCGAGAAGTCTGCTATGGGCGGAATTGATGTTTTTCGAATTTTCGACAGCCTAAACTGGGTAAAAGGCATGGAAGTGGCAATAGATGCAGTAAGACAAACAGGGAAAATTGCTGAAGCATCTATATGCTATACAGGCGATATCAATGATCCATTAAAATCCAAGTACGATATTCAATATTATAAGGATATGGCCAGAGAACTTGAGCAGCAGGGAGCACACATCCTAGCCATTAAAGACATGGCTGGCCTCCTAAAGCCACAAGCGGCTTACAGGCTGATTTCTGAACTCAAGGACACAATAAACATACCAATTCACCTTCATACTCACGATACAAGCGGCAACGGCATCTTCACTTATGCAAAAGCCATCGAAGCTGGAGTGGATATTGTGGATACGGCTTTAACATCCATGTCTGGATTGACATCACAGCCAAGTGCAAGTGCACTCTCCTATGCGTTGGACGGCTATGATAGAAAACCACGGGTCAATATTGAATCACTCGAAAAACTCTCCGACTACTGGGAGGATATCAGAAAGTACTACAGTGATTTCGAGAGTGGAATGAAGGCACCTCATACCGAAGTGTACCTCCACGAAATGCCTGGCGGCCAGTATAGCAACCTTCAACAGCAGGCAAAGGCTGTTGGTCTTGGGGATAAGTGGGATGAGGTCAAGGAAATGTATCGCAGGGTCAATGCGCTGTTCGGTGATATTGTCAAAGTGACCCCATCCTCAAAAGTTGTTGGAGATATGGCATTGTTCATGGTCCAAAATGATCTTACCGAAACCGATGTACTGGAAAATGGAGAAAGAATCGATTTTCCTGATTCCGTCATTGAACTTTTTGAGGGATATCTCGGTCAGCCATATGGAGGATTTCCGAAGAGGCTTCAGGAAGTCATCCTGAAAGGGAAGCAGCCGATCACTGTCCGTCCGGGCGAGCTTCTTGATGATGTTGACTTCAATGAGCTTAAAGAGAGTCTTTTCCACGAAATAGGACGTCAAGTTAATAGTTTTGATGCCCTTGCTTTTTCATTGTACCCAAAGGTGTTCCTGCAGTATATTGAAACAGTGAATATGTTCGGTGATATATCAACTTTGGATACACCTACATTCTTATATGGAATGCGATTGGGCGAGGAAATTGAAGTGGAGATTGAAAAGGGGAAAACATTGATTGTCAAACTAGTTTCCATCGGTCATCCAGGTGCGGATGGAACCCGGGTCGTCTATTTTGAGCTGAACGGACAGCCTCGCGAAGTCATCATTAAAGATGAAAGCGTCAAATCTTCTGTTGCTTCCAGAATGAAAGCCAATATGAAGGATGAAACTCATATCGGGGCTACGATGCCTGGAACTGTCATTAAAGTATTGGCTGAAAAAGGGGAGAGAGTAAACAAAGGGGATCATCTGCTATTAACTGAAGCAATGAAAATGGAAACAACCGTCCAAGCTCCATTCACTGGCATCATCAAAGAAATCCATGTAAAAAGTGGAGACGGCATACAGCCGGGTGACCTGCTGATTGAAATGAATAAATAA
- a CDS encoding FtsW/RodA/SpoVE family cell cycle protein, whose amino-acid sequence MFKKILKSYDYSLIVVYFLLCIFGLVMVYSASMVWAVQQLHQENDFFYNKQKINLILSFIFFIGASLFPYKAYISKKFIGGIVLLSLFGLGSLFVFGHISNNAQSWIKLGTRMIQPAEFVKLTVILYLSAVYAKKESYINKFNKGVVPPIVFLFVVCLLVAVQPDFGTAGIIFVIGVTIIICSGMNMKNLMKLALLGLMLAVIASPFVLVMKDKIFSKERMSRIEVFLDPFQYEQGDGYQVVNSYIAIGSGGITGQGLGQSVQKLGYLPEPHTDFIMAVVAEELGVFGVAFVLLGLGFIVLKGIFIGMKCKDTFGSLLAIGISSMIAIQSIINLGGVSGFVPLTGVPLPFISYGGSSILLLSIAMGVLVNVAMFVRYEQKYKANKGEPVPEQNKSTQLYRVKY is encoded by the coding sequence ATGTTTAAAAAAATCTTAAAATCGTATGACTATTCGCTGATAGTTGTCTATTTCTTATTGTGTATTTTTGGCCTAGTCATGGTATACAGTGCGTCAATGGTTTGGGCTGTTCAGCAGCTCCACCAAGAAAATGATTTTTTTTATAACAAACAAAAAATCAACTTAATACTTTCATTTATCTTTTTTATAGGTGCCTCTCTTTTTCCGTATAAGGCATACATAAGCAAGAAATTTATCGGAGGCATTGTGCTTCTTTCACTATTCGGGCTCGGCTCGTTGTTCGTTTTCGGGCACATCTCTAATAATGCACAGAGCTGGATCAAACTTGGAACACGGATGATCCAGCCTGCTGAGTTTGTTAAACTTACAGTCATTCTTTATCTATCAGCTGTCTACGCAAAAAAAGAGAGCTACATTAACAAATTCAACAAAGGGGTCGTCCCGCCGATCGTATTCCTTTTTGTCGTATGTCTACTAGTTGCTGTCCAGCCCGATTTTGGTACAGCAGGAATTATTTTTGTCATTGGTGTTACGATCATCATCTGTTCGGGTATGAATATGAAGAACTTGATGAAGCTTGCATTATTGGGACTGATGCTGGCAGTGATTGCTTCTCCGTTCGTCCTAGTGATGAAGGATAAGATCTTTTCCAAGGAACGTATGAGCAGAATTGAAGTATTCCTTGATCCCTTTCAATATGAGCAGGGCGATGGGTACCAAGTCGTCAATTCCTATATTGCAATAGGCTCCGGAGGAATTACCGGCCAGGGGCTGGGCCAATCTGTTCAAAAACTTGGCTATTTGCCGGAACCCCATACCGATTTCATTATGGCTGTTGTAGCAGAAGAATTGGGAGTCTTCGGAGTAGCTTTTGTATTGCTTGGCTTAGGCTTTATCGTATTGAAGGGGATATTTATCGGCATGAAGTGCAAGGACACGTTTGGCAGTTTATTGGCCATAGGGATATCCAGCATGATTGCCATCCAATCGATAATCAATCTTGGAGGAGTATCAGGTTTCGTTCCGCTGACAGGGGTGCCGCTTCCGTTCATCAGCTATGGAGGTTCATCCATCCTGCTGTTATCAATCGCTATGGGAGTCCTTGTGAATGTTGCAATGTTCGTGAGGTATGAACAGAAATATAAGGCGAATAAAGGCGAACCGGTTCCGGAACAAAATAAATCCACTCAGCTTTATAGGGTGAAATATTAA
- a CDS encoding YlaN family protein — translation MASDVNINHSEKALELLKADAEKILRLIKVQMDNLTMPQCPLYEEVLDTQMFGLSREIDFAVRLGLLEDKEGKAMIGSLERELSALHEASLKK, via the coding sequence GTGGCGTCTGATGTAAATATAAATCATTCAGAAAAAGCCTTGGAATTGTTAAAGGCGGACGCAGAAAAAATCTTGCGGTTGATAAAAGTTCAAATGGATAACCTTACTATGCCTCAATGCCCTTTATACGAAGAGGTGCTTGATACGCAAATGTTTGGATTATCCCGTGAAATAGATTTTGCAGTTCGATTAGGCTTACTCGAAGATAAAGAGGGGAAAGCAATGATTGGCTCTTTAGAAAGGGAACTTTCTGCCCTTCACGAGGCATCTTTGAAAAAGTAA